The genomic DNA ACGCTTTATTGAATTGAATCATAACTTTTTTTGTCATGTAGCATAGtgactagagctcacacaatttaattgtggagaactGGAGTGtacgaggttcgaaccccaactgCTGCATATGatatgcaatatctctaccaatagttaagctcacggggaatcatattatcaattgagttaaattcAATTTAAGCATTATTTCGTATTATAAAATATCAAACTAAGTgcacttcaaaaaataaatttaacgaAGTGGTTAATAAGAATCCTCTATCACGAGTTGTAGATCCCGAATATTATTTTTGGTGGGAACAATTCTTGGTCAGATACTACTTACTTCCCGATCAAACCTTCGGAtgattaacaacaacaaaataatattatacaaatattattaaatgcaATATTTTAATTGCTAGATTTAATGTTGCGtgtaataaaaagaaaaagtgtgTCCATATCACACGTTTTCATCTATGTACCCTAATTAATTTATTTccgtatttaatttatttattttgatagatAGATAAGATGGCAAAAccatcataaactcacacatataaagTGGAGGTATCAGAGTTTGAACCCCAGTCACGACGTCCggtctaacaatttcgacatttttagcAGTTGAGCTAGAACTTATGggacatatttaatatttatttaataataatattgcatttaatttctctcaaaaaaataatattgcatttaataataatatttgtataatgTCAAATAATTCTTGagttgattatatatttttgtgttatCCGACCAGTTTCTAGAAGGAAGGGACCTTAAGAAGGATTCGATCAAAAGAATTTTTGGAAATGAAACTGATAGCgtcattatattaaaataaaaaaaaataaaaaaatcttcacGATTTTGAAATTGTGCacgatatttttatttttttttgcaaacgATTAATCACGTATATATGTTCTAAAAAAGGAATTCATTTGGAATATCATTATATGTTAAGGAACAAACTTGTTAACTCACACACAAGAAAACAAGAGATATGgtatatatcatataatatggCACTAATCTCGTTTACTTAGTTTCTCATTAGAAAATTGAATTCATGATTATCAAAACTAGCTACTATAATTTTGGCAATGATTAACATCGTACGCGTCCACCTCACTATAAATAACAAGTACCAACCTTCACtcttttcacacatattaaaatcCTTCCTCTAAATAATTTAGCAATTAACAATGGTGAGATCTGGTTTTCTTTTGATTGTATCAATGTTGATTCTTAGCACTTCATTATCGTCTTCATACATGTTTAATGTTGGTGGCCGCAATGGTTGGGGTGTAAGACGTTCACCTGAACACTACAATGCATGGTCTAGCAGAACTAGGTTTCAAATCAACGACACACTTCGTAAGTTCAATCCAATTTGTTTAATGTTTTGTATAGATGAAAGTCTTTTCATATCACTTCTTCTCTTGTGTCATTTTTATTGTAgagatgttttgttttttaatttgttagttTCTTGTTCAGTTTTGCACATCTTGTATTTTATTTAGAGCCTTTGGATAAATTTTTCcatttcgaaagaaaaaaaatatatctctaccataaaacctacaacatcttgtaaaaaaaaaaaattacaccatagataaaatgattttttttttttttttgaaagaaccgtagaaaaaatgatattatttatgaggattaaaatctcataaaaaagaTCTTCACTTTTTAATGCTTACATTGCATCTTTTTTTAGTCTTTCTTTCGAGATTTACTTTTTGTTAGATTTATGGAGATTAAAATCTCATGtttaatcttcaaaaaaaattgtaaatttttgttttatcttttgtgATGGTGTTGTTTGGTATGCAGGTTTCAAGTATAACAAAGGATCTGATTCTGTGTTGGTGGTAAACAACCAAAACTATGATTCATGCGACACAAAGAATCTGATCTACAAGATGGACGATGGAGAGTCAACTTTTTCATTGAATAAAACAGGTCCCTTTTACTTCATTAGTGGAGTGAATTGccaaaatggtgaaaagtttAAGGTCGTCGTTATCTCTCCACACCACAACCATGAACATCAAGGTCCATCATCATCTCCGATGGTTGCACCGGTATACTCCCCAGCACCGTCTCCCTCATGGAACTCTCCAACTTACTCCCCAGCACAACCACCGGCTTGGAATGCTCCTTCACCAAGTTTTGCTGGTTGGACGGCTCCAGCGCAGTCTCCGTCATGGAATGCTCCTTCACCTTCTGAAACTGCACCGGTACGCTCCCCATCACAATCACCGACCTGGAATGCTCCTTCACCTTCTGAGGCTGCACCGGTACACTCCCCAACAAATTCTCCTCCAGTGAATGCTCCTTCACCTTCTGAGGTCGCACCGGTACAATTCGCAAAAAATTCTCCGGTGGTGAATGCTCCGGAACCAAGTGCTACCAAAGAGAATGCTCCTTCACCAAGTGCTACCGAAAAGACTGATTCACCACCAAGTGCTCAAAGCGAAACTCCTCCACCTTCTACCAATAATGATTCTCCTGCACCACCTCCTAATCAGTCGGATTCTACGAGGTTGAGTGGTTATGTCAATGGGGGTCTTGTGGTGGCTTTGGTCTTGGGTAGTTTTACTTTTTAGAATGTTAGTTCTTGGTATATCCAAATGTTTCTGCTTTTGTTTCTTGCTATTTCTATTTTGTCGTAATTGTCTTGCTCTAGTTATTTTTAGTTTATGGTTATTGGCTGAACTTTATGgaatataataattaatctTAACTTTGTAAATAGTGCTAtttgttcattttaattttaatatttctgTCAAAACAATTACTCCTTATTTATTATCAATTCTATGGAAACAAAAATACTACAacattttgtttagattttttcTAGGAGGAACTAGTTacaactaagtttttttttttttttctctcaaaaaaaaaaaactaagtattTTTTGCTGCACCCAGAATGAGCAAAACCGTTAATTTACGAGATGGTGCTGATGTGGAATCCTTTTCCGATATTTCTGCAGTAcggattaaaatttattttacatttattactcaattaaaaatttgaaaattttcattttttttgtcaagtagcttgGTGGTTGGAActcacaattaaatgtggagaagtgggatatccggggttcgaattccgacccctacatataatatgcaatatcagagtttgctttcatttattttaggtATGCCTATTAGTACTTGAAAATATGTAAGGAAATGATTCATAACCGTGATCACAAATAAACATTAGCATTATACccaataaataattatgattacATTCATTCATTACTACATATATtctctcttgtaaaaaaaaaaataatcattactACATATCTCAACAATTCCTTTTAAAATAGCAATttcttaaactcttaagttttatAGTATATGATAATAGGTTTATTTGGTTGCATAAAGATATAATAAAGACAAGATATGATAAAAAGAATTTGATAAGATAGTGACATAATAGACAAGATAACATTATAAGTTTTTCTAATCACACTCACACTCTGTTTAATCCTGGTTACAtcctaaaatgataaaattatcttttcataaaatttaattttaaaaagccTCTTCCTTCTTCTCGGTTACACACCTCAAAAccctcttcagtttaagtaggtcatgtaaatttagtttaagtaggttatgtaaaatcagtttaagtaggtcatgtaaacttagtttaagtatgtcatataaactgagtttaagtgtaattacttaaacttagtttaaatatgtcatgtaaactcagtttaagtaagtcatgtaaactgtgtttaagtgtacatctaaaagttcaacattgttcaatgattatgcgtaatctcagtttaagtatatacatgtaaacttagtttaaataggtcatgtaaactcagtttaagtaagtcatgtaaacccagtttaagtaggttatgtaaactaagtttaagtaagttacgtaaactaagtttacatgaacatacttaaactgaatttaagttaacctcaacaatgtaaaattgAAACTGTCATATAGTGCAGttgaataagaagaagaaaattgaaactagcattattgaaaaagaagaagaaattcgcAATCGAGTAtggatgaaagatgttttgattcactctttaatcttccataggAATTGATTGAACATCATGATTGTTTGATCGTTTGTGGGTGAAAGAGAttgaaattttagagtgacaattaatgaaataaagattttaagaaaatttatataaaaaggcaattttggtattattaaaaacttttaagaaaatttgggtgtaaccagaaatataCGGGTGTGAATAAAAAAAGTCTAACATTATTTACtaatttcttaaattatataaatttgcTCTCTAAAAGAAATAATCCAAAATTCGCTCTAACTTATTTATATACGGTGATGAGGGTTATGACCATTTGTTTGGATGTGAAGGCAAATTGTACCTAGACGACCTAAATCCATTATTCGACCACTCACAGTATCAAGTC from Medicago truncatula cultivar Jemalong A17 chromosome 8, MtrunA17r5.0-ANR, whole genome shotgun sequence includes the following:
- the LOC11435744 gene encoding early nodulin-like protein 2, with the protein product MVRSGFLLIVSMLILSTSLSSSYMFNVGGRNGWGVRRSPEHYNAWSSRTRFQINDTLRFKYNKGSDSVLVVNNQNYDSCDTKNLIYKMDDGESTFSLNKTGPFYFISGVNCQNGEKFKVVVISPHHNHEHQGPSSSPMVAPVYSPAPSPSWNSPTYSPAQPPAWNAPSPSFAGWTAPAQSPSWNAPSPSETAPVRSPSQSPTWNAPSPSEAAPVHSPTNSPPVNAPSPSEVAPVQFAKNSPVVNAPEPSATKENAPSPSATEKTDSPPSAQSETPPPSTNNDSPAPPPNQSDSTRLSGYVNGGLVVALVLGSFTF